The Coffea arabica cultivar ET-39 chromosome 1e, Coffea Arabica ET-39 HiFi, whole genome shotgun sequence genome has a window encoding:
- the LOC113691653 gene encoding beta-glucosidase 12-like — MNADSYRFSISWPRVIPYGKISKGINEKGIGYYNKLIDEILAYGLKPIVTIFHWDLPQALDEEYGSFVSPKIIKDFHDYANLLFARFGDRVKDWITFNEPWTFSSNGYDSGTFAPGRCSAWMNNNCTGGNSGTEPYLVAHHQLLAHADVVKLYRRVYQALQKGQIGITLVTAWMVPFLNSPLDQRAAIRALDFMFGW, encoded by the exons ATGAATGCAGATTCTTATCGCTTTTCAATTTCTTGGCCTAGAGTAATACCTT ATGGCAAGATTAGCAAAGGCATAAATGAGAAAGGAATTGGGTACTACAATAAGCTCATAGACGAAATTCTAGCTTATG GTTTAAAGCCAATTGTGACAATTTTTCACTGGGACTTGCCCCAAGCCTTAGATGAAGAGTATGGAAGCTTCGTGAGTCCTAAAATTAT AAAGGATTTTCATGACTACGCAAATCTACTGTTTGCGAGGTTTGGTGATCGAGTGAAAGATTGGATCACATTCAATGAACCTTGGACCTTTAGTTCAAATGGTTATGATAGTGGAACCTTTGCCCCTGGTCGATGTTCTGCTTGGATGAATAATAACTGCACCGGTGGAAATTCAGGGACAGAACCCTACTTGGTGGCACACCACCAACTTTTGGCTCATGCTGATGTAGTTAAATTATACAGGAGAGTGTATCAG GCTCTCCAAAAAGGACAAATTGGGATTACACTAGTCACTGCATGGATGGTGCCATTTTTAAATTCACCTCTTGATCAACGAGCAGCCATTCGTGCCcttgatttcatgtttggatGGTAA